From a single Brassica napus cultivar Da-Ae chromosome C9, Da-Ae, whole genome shotgun sequence genomic region:
- the LOC106407709 gene encoding TORTIFOLIA1-like protein 3: MEKSSKQKMSELLTKLGDRDTFTMAAKELDVMARNIDPTSGNLQSFISVVLSADAGDKPAVRKHCIHLLAVLSVSLPPNSLSPHLSKILSRVTRRLRDPDSSVRSACVAAVSAIASRTTKPPFASAFVKPLSEALFTEQEVNAQIGAGLCLAAAIDAAEDPDPVRLGTTLLPRLEKLVKCNTFKAKPAGLVVIGSVIGAGGVSCGGLKGLVDCLVSVLSSEDWAARKAAAEALGRLATVERNELGEFKAKALKIFEGKRYDKVKAVREVMNQMMEAWTQVPDLSEEVSPPRSNASSKGSGVASTPAKSRTRLVNRSTPPGSLLATAARSRTNVRSSDQKKTSSVPSYTKSNVRRRLELNAGVGASVRCGEPLEEEHHHHNENTIEAGQMQKLGGDASSLDIQASGVTMATGHYVLSENQNSSNNCKGLEDMSLIRSQLVQIEQQQSNLMDLLQRFVGSSQHGMLSLETRVQGLEIALDEISYDLAVSNGSKNNCCLIPPGSFIRSKFWKKPDSMYSASRLATYRNRNAETMGMQDSRKRFNGATGFIVNPLAEIRPGNESAGLAHN; the protein is encoded by the exons GAATCTCCAGTCGTTCATCTCCGTCGTCCTCTCCGCCGACGCCGGAGATAAACCGGCGGTTCGCAAGCATTGCATCCATCTCCTCGCGGTTCTATCCGTCTCTCTCCCTCcgaactctctctctcctcacctCTCCAAGATCCTATCTCGCGTCACGCGCCGCCTCCGCGATCCGGACTCATCCGTCCGCTCGGCCTGCGTCGCGGCGGTGTCGGCGATCGCGTCCCGGACGACGAAGCCTCCTTTCGCTTCGGCGTTCGTGAAGCCGCTGTCGGAGGCGCTTTTCACGGAGCAGGAGGTGAACGCGCAGATCGGAGCGGGGCTGTGTCTCGCGGCGGCGATCGACGCGGCGGAGGATCCGGATCCGGTTCGGTTAGGAACAACACTTTTGCCTAGGCTTGAGAAGCTGGTGAAGTGCAACACCTTTAAGGCTAAACCGGCCGGATTGGTCGTGATCGGAAGCGTGATCGGTGCTGGTGGTGTCTCCTGTGGTGGATTGAAAGGGTTGGTGGATTGTTTGGTTAGTGTCTTGAGTAGTGAAGATTGGGCGGCGAGGAAAGCAGCGGCTGAGGCTTTGGGGAGGTTAGCGACGGTGGAGAGGAATGAGTTAGGAGAGTTCAAGGCTAAAGCTTTGAAGATCTTTGAAGGAAAGAGATACGATAAG GTGAAAGCTGTGAGAGAGGTGATGAATCAGATGATGGAGGCTTGGACACAAGTTCCAGATTTGTCAGAGGAGGTTTCTCCTCCCAGATCTAATGCTTCTTCTAAAG GCTCTGGAGTTGCATCAACACCTGCTAAATCAAGAACTCGTCTGGTTAATAGATCAACTCCACCGGGGAGCTTACTAGCCACCGCTGCGAGGAGCCGGACTAATGTAAGAAGTAGTGATCAGAAGAAAACAAGTTCAGTACCATCATATACTAAATCAAACGTAAGGAGGAGATTGGAGTTGAATGCTGGAGTAGGAGCTAGTGTTCGCTGTGGTGAGCCTCTTGAAGAAGAACATCATCACCATAACGAAAATACAATAGAAGCGGGTCagatgcagaagctaggaggtGATGCCAGTTCTCTTGATATCCAAGCATCCGGTGTTACAATGGCAACAGGACATTATGTCTTGTCTGAAAACCAGAATAGTAGTAATAACTGCAAAGGGCTTGAAGATATGTCTCTGATCCGTAGTCAGCTTGTTCAGATTGAACAACAGCAATCAAATCTAATGGATCTCCTCCAG AGATTTGTAGGAAGCTCACAGCATGGAATGCTTAGTCTGGAAACTCGAGTTCAGGGCCTAGAGATTGCGTTGGATGAGATATCTTATGACTTGGCGGTTTCAAATGGGAGCAAAAACAACTGTTGTCTTATACCTCCTGGAAGTTTCATTAGATCCAAGTTCTGGAAGAAACCAGATTCTATGTATTCAGCATCGAGGCTGGCCACTTATAGAAATAGAAATGCCGAAACCATGGGGATGCAAGACTCAAGGAAGCGGTTTAATGGAGCTACAGGGTTTATAGTAAACCCATTAGCTGAAATTCGACCAGGCAATGAATCTGCAG